The DNA segment AGCTTATGCATTCTTATTACCACATATAAGTGACTGGACTGCAACTATTGGACTATATTACGCTGCAGGGCTTTTAAACTACGCTAGTGCTCCTGCATATAACCTCTTTGCCGCAGGCTCTGTTATAATGGGAATCCCATTAACGGCACTATTTATTGCTTCGCAAAGGATGATGACTAGGGCTTATAGTACTTTAGCTGGGGTGAAGTAAATGGCTCACGTAAAGCTAGAGGATATATGGAAGATATATAAGGAAAAGAAGAAGACGGTTGAGGTACTTAGGGGCATAAATCTGGAGATAGAGAAAGGAGATTTCGTAGTCATTTTAGGACCTTCGGGAGAAGGTAAGACTACTATACTAAGGATAATAGCTGGATTACTTAAACAAGATAAAGGGCACGTTTACTTAAGAGGAAAATTGGCAGACGATATGTCGCCTAAAGATAGAAATATTGCCATGGTACCACAAAACTATGCTGTATATCCTTTCATGAACGTTTTTGATAACATAGCATTTCCATTAAAGATAGAGCACGTGCCTAAGGAAGAAATAAGAAAAAGAGTCTTAGAAGTAGCAGAAATGCTAAAAATCGATAATTTACTTAATAGAAGGCCTTCACAGCTGAGCGGAGGACAGTTACAGAGAGTCGCAATAGCTAGAGCTCTAGTTAAAAATGCGGATATAATACTAATGGACGAACCATTGTCCAACTTAGATGCTCAGATTAGAGTATTAGCTAGAGAAGAGCTAAAGGAGTTGCAACAAAAGCTAGGGCCAACAATTATATACGTAACTCATGATCAAGCAGAGGCGCTTAGCTTAGCTACTAAATTAGCACTTCTTCATAATGGAAAAATACAAGCTTACGGAGATCCTCTTGAATTATATAGACAGCCCAATAATTCTTGGGTAGCTAGTTTTCTTGGAAATCCTGCTATGAACTTAATAAGATCTGAAATAGCTGGTGAGAAAATTGAATTTGATGGGCAAGCAATACCTTTGCCTGAGAGGTTTAAAGGGATTATTAGTTCAAACAAGGTAATTCTTGGTATAAGGCCTGAGAATATCGAAATATCACAAGATGGTGACATTGAAGGAGTAGTAGAGCTAGTAGAAGAACTTGGAAGTTTTACAATTACTCACGTAAGAGTAGGAAATGATATAATAAAGGTAATTGATAAGGCATTCATAAAGAGGGAAAAAGGAGAAAAGGTTAAGTTGAAATTCGATTATAGCAGAATTGAACTATTTGATGCAGAATCAGGAGTCAACTTGATGATTAAAAATGGATAAAAGAAAAAAGAGGATAGTTGAAGTTATAATATTGTTTTTCGTCCTTCTGCTTTCTTTTCCCGGTTTTTTCGTAATAGGAGCAAGTTCTGAAAGTTGCCATTCTAACCCTTATTATCCATCTTATTTATTGTTAAGTAACTGGAAAAATATTTCAGTTTGGATTCCTACCGGAATACAAGTTATAAATAGAGAACTTAATGGCTTTCCACAATACAATGCATCAATAAGAAATATATTTCTAGGAGGAATAGGTATACTTAATCTTACTGTTTGTCTTGGAATTAATACAACGAAAGCCTATCTTCAACTTAACAACACTGCGTTGCTAGAATGTAATAATTCGATCTGTATAATACTTCCTCCTTATACTAGTTATTTATTACTCATTCTAGGCGTGAAGACTCCTTTCAACATTACTATAAAGTCAAATTCCTCTTGGCTGGCGCAGGATAACGAGTTCAAGAATAACATCTCTTGGTTAATATCAAATGGGAGTGTAATAATAAAGCGTACTAACTTAATTCTGTCTTTCCAAAAGACAGGAGTGTATTATGTAGAGATCTCACTACTTGTGCCTCCTTACGAAAACGTATCTCACCTACTATTGCTGAACAACAAAGTCGTTAAATCGTGGTTGAATAAAAGCGTTATCCCTAAATATTTACCTAAATCTTTATTAAGAGAATATTATTTATCTTTACTTTTAATAAAGGACGATCAAAATCCCTATTTAGGAGATTTTGCAGCTTCCCCTTCTCCAATATATCTTTATTCATGGGTTAGAGACTCTTCTTTTGCAGCTTTAGCATTACAAGAGTCGGGACATTATTATTCAGCTTTAAAATATTGGCTATGGATGGCTAATGCTACTTCAATGGGTAACGGAACATGGTATACGAGATACAACTTCTATTCTGGAAAGCCTTGCATAGGATTTGGAATACCAGAATTAGATAGCCTAGGTTTATTTGAAATTGGAGTATACAATTTTTACATTCTTACGCATAATGTTTCTTTCCTCTACGAGGTTAAGCCTAGGCTGTGCGAAATAATAAAGTATCAAACCTATGAAATTCTCGAATCTAAATTCCACCTAGTTCCTGAAGACTTAAGCGTGTGGGAAGATAGGTTAGCTTATCACTTCTGGACCCAATCCTTTAACGATCTAGGTCTGTACGATATGGAAAAACTGGGATTTAATGTTAGTTATGAGGAAAAATTATTAAATGAAAGTATATTGAAATATTTCTGGAAAAATGGATATTTCGCCTCAGCTCTAGGAGAATCTGTGCTCTATGAAGAAAATGGAGAAGTAGAAGTATTATGTCCATTACCGCCTGCAATAGATTCGTCAACGTTACTACCACTAGATATGGGTTATTTACCTTTGGATTCGAACTATACTAATCAAGACTTTAACTCTGTGGTCTCTAACCTAACAGTTAATGGAGGGCTTTCGAGATTCCCTGATGACCTTTATCACTATTCCGAGTCTCTGTATGATAGTTGTGAGCCCAGCCCTCCTTGGGTTATTACTACACTGTTTGAGGCGTTATATTATGCAGAAAAAGGTGAGATCAACTCTTCTATTAGACTATTATGTTGGGCATATAATCATTCTCAACAAGGATTATTGCCAGAAGCAGTAGCTCCCGTAAAGGGATACCCATTGCCTACAACTTCTCCTCTTACATGGTCTTCGGCTATGTTTATTATAGTCTCTCTCAGTCTTAAGTCTCAAACATCAGCAACTATTAAAGAATGTCCTAAAGAATTTATACTGTCTTCAATTACAATCTTAGTAATTTTTACCATAAGTGTAATAATAAATAGAAAAATTATCTTACATTCCGGGCATTCCTGACATTCCTGGATATCCGCCTTCTTGCTGTTGCGGCTGTTGCTTTGCAGGAGCTGCAGCAATTAAGTCATCAATTTTTAATATTGCCGTTGCTGCTTCAGTAGCACCTTTCAATACTTGTTCTTTAACCTTTAGAGAATCAACAACCTTAATCTTAGTCATGTCTTCAACTAGTTTACCCTGCATTACGTCGACTCCGCTCTTATCTAAGCCTTTTGCGTGCATTGTCCTTAAGTTAACCAAGGCCTCTGTAGGATCTAATCCGGCAGTTTCTGCTAAAGTCACAGCAATTTCCTCTAATGCATTAGCGTATGCCTCTAATGCTAACTGTTCCTTTCCCGGTAATGTTTCTTTCCTAAGTCTCATTGCTAATTCTTCCTCAAATGCTCCTCCGCCGGCAACTACATAAGGATATATTATTACATTCCTTACCGAATTTAATACGTCGTTTAAGCTCCTCTCAACTTCATCCATAGCAATGTCAGTTGCTCCTCTTATTAATATGGTAACTACTTTAGCGTTTTTCACTCCTTCAATGAATATTGCCTTATCTTTTCCTACTGTCCTTTCTTCAACTACCTTTGCATAGCCTAAAGCTGAGGAATCTAAGTCCATTTCAGAACTTATTATTGTTGCTCCGGTAGTCTTTGCTATTTTTTCTAGGTCACTCCTACTAACGTTTTTGATTCCCATGATCTTCTTTTTAGCTAAGAAATATTGCGCAATATCGTCCATTCCTTTTTGGCATATAACAACGTTAGCTCCAGTAGCAGCTATCTTATCTACAATACCCCTTAAGTACTTTGCTTGCTCGTCTAGTGCAGCTTTAATTTGCTCAGGAGAGGTCAAACTTAGCTTTGAGGAAATTTCAGTCTTCTGAACTTCTAATGGAAAATCTATTACTGCGATCTTAGCTTCATCAATCCTCCTAGGCATTCCTTCATGTGCTACTTCCTTATCTAGTACGAAACCTTTAATCAGTTCTGTATCCTCTACGGATTCTCCTCTCTTCTTTACCATTTTTATGTTACTTAAATCAATGACGTATTCGTCTCCTACTTTATCCATTACTGAGAGCACAGCATCAATGGATAGGTCTATTATCTTATCTAGTTCTTCACCTTCAGAGAAGAACTTACTTGAGAGTGTTGTATATGCTACTTCTCTTAAATAATTTCTATCCTCTGGATTTATTTTTATTGCTATTTCCTTCGAGATTGCTAACGCCTTGTCTAAGGCTTTCTTAAATCCTTCAATAATAGTAGTGGGATGAATATTTTGATCTAGAAGTTTTCCTGCCTCATCTAGAAGGAAACCTGAAAGGACTACTGCAGTAGTTGTACCATCTCCAACTTCAGAATCTTGAACTTTTGCAGTTTCTACAACTATCCTTGCTGCTGGATGCTGAACTTCTAAATCCTTAACTATCGTAGCTCCGTCGTTTGTTATTGTAATATCGTTTGTTGAAGATACCATCATTTTATCTAATCCTCTTGGTCCTAAGGAGGTCTTTAGCATTTCGGCTAAAGTCCTTACTGCAGTTATGTTTGAAAGAATTACGTCCTTTCCCGACTCTCTGCTTGTGTTTTCTCTGAATATTGAAGCCAAATTCTCACGGTGTAACATTAGTATTGGTTATATAAATAACTGTTCATCAAGTTGAAGGAAGAGATGTGAGAAGCTTAATAGTGAAGTATTTTTGTTTTTCTTCTTTCTCTCCTCTTTTCCTTCTTTAGTAATTAGTATTTATCATTACTTGTGAATTTCGTGTAATTTTTCTCTATCTAAGATAACCATAACTATGTTGAACTACTTTTATAACTATATAAATTAACAATTAAATCATGATAAGAAAAGTTTCTGGCTTAATACAAGGTAAATATACTTATGACGGTGCAGGAGTAAAACTATACAGGGTTTTCGGAGGTACTTCAACTTATCATCTGACAGATCCTTTTCTACTCTTGGACTTCTTCGGTTCATCGAACGTAGAAGATTACATTAACGGATTTCCTTGGCATCCTCATAGGGGGATAGAAACTGTAACTTATCTATTACAAGGTAAGGTAGAGCATGAAGACAGTGAAGGAAATAAAGGAGTTATTTACCCTGGAGAAGCACAGTGGATGACCGCGGGAAGCGGAATATTTCATCAAGAAATGCCAAAGCCTCTTGACGAGAGTGACATTTTGCACACTCCTATTTTAACTACTGAAAATAAAGGACTACAATTGTGGATAAATCTTCCGGCTAATAAGAAAATGAAATCTCCTATATATAGAGATATAAGGAGAATTCCTAAGGTAAAAATAGATAAAGGCGAAGTTAAGGTCCTTTCAGGGGAATTCATGGGAGTCGAAGGCCCAGTAAACGCGGGGATTGATGTCGATCCTACTTACCTTGATATAAAACTCGAGGAGGAAGGAGAATTTCGTCATGGCGTTCATACTAAATATACAGTATTAGCGTTTATAATAGAAGGCTCTATTGATTTCCCTGTAAAAGTAGGAGAAGGCAATTTGTTAATATTTGATGAGGGGGATGAAATTTACATAAAATCTAAAGGCGGGGCTAGGCTACTTTTGCTTTCTGGTAAACCTCTTAGGGAAGAAATAGCTTGGTATGGACCTATAGTCATGAATACTGAGGAGCAAATTATTGAGGCATTAAACGATTTAAGAAGGGGAACTTTTGTTAGAGATAAGAAAGTAGAAAGAATAACTTACTAACAATCGAGCTGGCACGATCTTTATTGAAATAGTAGAGAACCTTATTCATGAGAGTTAACTAAATAATAAAATCTATTTTCAATTAAATTTTGTTCATTAATTTTATAATCTAAAAATGAAGATTTAAACTTGTAAAAACTACTTTTATTGAGTTTTTATTTCCTCTTGCTTTCTTGGTAGAGTAGTAGTGATTACGGGCTTTAGTTGGTCTTCAATTACTTCACCTAAGTAAAGTGTTGATTTTAAAACCGCCGAGAAGTACCCCCTTAAGTCTGAAGTTGAAGAATATATTGCTCCTTCCAGTGATGATAATGCATTCATTACTTTTTCGTTGCCAAAAGCCCTTATATTTTCCCTTAGAATTTCGAAATTACTTATTAAATATTTCTGTATGTCATCGTTTATCCCTAAATATGAAGGCGTTGAGGAAATATCTACGCCTTTATCTATAGCTAATAACGACATTCTACTTATGTTTTCAATTCTT comes from the Acidianus infernus genome and includes:
- a CDS encoding ABC transporter ATP-binding protein, which encodes MAHVKLEDIWKIYKEKKKTVEVLRGINLEIEKGDFVVILGPSGEGKTTILRIIAGLLKQDKGHVYLRGKLADDMSPKDRNIAMVPQNYAVYPFMNVFDNIAFPLKIEHVPKEEIRKRVLEVAEMLKIDNLLNRRPSQLSGGQLQRVAIARALVKNADIILMDEPLSNLDAQIRVLAREELKELQQKLGPTIIYVTHDQAEALSLATKLALLHNGKIQAYGDPLELYRQPNNSWVASFLGNPAMNLIRSEIAGEKIEFDGQAIPLPERFKGIISSNKVILGIRPENIEISQDGDIEGVVELVEELGSFTITHVRVGNDIIKVIDKAFIKREKGEKVKLKFDYSRIELFDAESGVNLMIKNG
- a CDS encoding glycoside hydrolase, with product MDKRKKRIVEVIILFFVLLLSFPGFFVIGASSESCHSNPYYPSYLLLSNWKNISVWIPTGIQVINRELNGFPQYNASIRNIFLGGIGILNLTVCLGINTTKAYLQLNNTALLECNNSICIILPPYTSYLLLILGVKTPFNITIKSNSSWLAQDNEFKNNISWLISNGSVIIKRTNLILSFQKTGVYYVEISLLVPPYENVSHLLLLNNKVVKSWLNKSVIPKYLPKSLLREYYLSLLLIKDDQNPYLGDFAASPSPIYLYSWVRDSSFAALALQESGHYYSALKYWLWMANATSMGNGTWYTRYNFYSGKPCIGFGIPELDSLGLFEIGVYNFYILTHNVSFLYEVKPRLCEIIKYQTYEILESKFHLVPEDLSVWEDRLAYHFWTQSFNDLGLYDMEKLGFNVSYEEKLLNESILKYFWKNGYFASALGESVLYEENGEVEVLCPLPPAIDSSTLLPLDMGYLPLDSNYTNQDFNSVVSNLTVNGGLSRFPDDLYHYSESLYDSCEPSPPWVITTLFEALYYAEKGEINSSIRLLCWAYNHSQQGLLPEAVAPVKGYPLPTTSPLTWSSAMFIIVSLSLKSQTSATIKECPKEFILSSITILVIFTISVIINRKIILHSGHS
- the thsA gene encoding thermosome subunit alpha, whose translation is MLHRENLASIFRENTSRESGKDVILSNITAVRTLAEMLKTSLGPRGLDKMMVSSTNDITITNDGATIVKDLEVQHPAARIVVETAKVQDSEVGDGTTTAVVLSGFLLDEAGKLLDQNIHPTTIIEGFKKALDKALAISKEIAIKINPEDRNYLREVAYTTLSSKFFSEGEELDKIIDLSIDAVLSVMDKVGDEYVIDLSNIKMVKKRGESVEDTELIKGFVLDKEVAHEGMPRRIDEAKIAVIDFPLEVQKTEISSKLSLTSPEQIKAALDEQAKYLRGIVDKIAATGANVVICQKGMDDIAQYFLAKKKIMGIKNVSRSDLEKIAKTTGATIISSEMDLDSSALGYAKVVEERTVGKDKAIFIEGVKNAKVVTILIRGATDIAMDEVERSLNDVLNSVRNVIIYPYVVAGGGAFEEELAMRLRKETLPGKEQLALEAYANALEEIAVTLAETAGLDPTEALVNLRTMHAKGLDKSGVDVMQGKLVEDMTKIKVVDSLKVKEQVLKGATEAATAILKIDDLIAAAPAKQQPQQQEGGYPGMSGMPGM
- a CDS encoding pirin family protein, which gives rise to MIRKVSGLIQGKYTYDGAGVKLYRVFGGTSTYHLTDPFLLLDFFGSSNVEDYINGFPWHPHRGIETVTYLLQGKVEHEDSEGNKGVIYPGEAQWMTAGSGIFHQEMPKPLDESDILHTPILTTENKGLQLWINLPANKKMKSPIYRDIRRIPKVKIDKGEVKVLSGEFMGVEGPVNAGIDVDPTYLDIKLEEEGEFRHGVHTKYTVLAFIIEGSIDFPVKVGEGNLLIFDEGDEIYIKSKGGARLLLLSGKPLREEIAWYGPIVMNTEEQIIEALNDLRRGTFVRDKKVERITY
- a CDS encoding alpha-E domain-containing protein; the protein is MIKSLAYKVFWAGRYLERIENISRMSLLAIDKGVDISSTPSYLGINDDIQKYLISNFEILRENIRAFGNEKVMNALSSLEGAIYSSTSDLRGYFSAVLKSTLYLGEVIEDQLKPVITTTLPRKQEEIKTQ